The sequence ATTAAAGTTCCATAAGTCATATAATATGTTAAATTATGTTTGGCGCAAAAATCATCAAAGTCTTTTAAGATTTGATATGAAACATCTTGAATCAATTTTAAATTATAATTTGACATAAGTTTTTCTCTGTTATTTATAAAAATTAATTACATCGTTATGCGTTGTTATGCCAAAATTTTGTGGAATTCCTGTTTTAATTAAATCTTTTCCTTTGAATTCACCATTTACAAAATATTCAACACTTGCAAATTTTTCATACCATTTCAAGATCTTATCTATAGTGGGTGTTTTTATCTTTAATATTTCAGCAAAACCTTTGATTATACATAAGCCGTATGGAAAATCGTTAGTAAAATATCTATGATTTTTATCAGGTATATATTTACCGTCCCCAATCTTTAACATAGGAGTTAAGCTTATTTGAAAGGCGGGGATATGCGATAATTTATAGGTCATTTCTTTATAATTTTTTACTTCATAATGTGTTAATAATGATTTAACACCAGATAAATCAAATTCTGGTAATTTTTTACAAATACTTTGCACTTCTTTATCACAATTTAAAAGCGTTATTGAAGACTCATCATCCCATTCTTTATAGAAATATGATTGTCTGTTATAGGTTTTTCCTTCATAATAATCATTAAATAAATGATAAAGCCTTGAAGTATGTAAGATTTGATTGGAAGGCGTAAATGTAATATTTAAAAAATTAGGCAATGAATCACACGGCATTTGAAATAAATTTGATAATAATTTTGAAGTTTCTTGTGATTTTTCTTTTGGTAAAACGGCAATATCTATTTTAGGTTTTCTGCTTTTATTCATAACGATTTTACCATATTCTTTCACTCTTCCTAGACTATGAACTCTCTGCATGCCAAAAATAATACAGCCCTTTTGCCTAAATTTTGATAAAATAAATTCTGTGCCACCACTACCAGGTATCATACCAATAATAGTATTCTTTTGCACATATGGATAAATATCTTCTGCTAATTTTAATAATGCGTTTGCCGGGACAGTTATAAGTATCAAATCCGCATTTCCCAAAGCCTTCTGCTTATCCGCGGTTATCAGGTCTATATGTGCCTTT is a genomic window of Clostridiales bacterium containing:
- a CDS encoding NAD(P)-binding domain-containing protein, giving the protein MNICVIGGGNMGTLISAELSLAKKNNICLLASKAHLFSTEIIIDDWNDNTQKKAHIDLITADKQKALGNADLILITVPANALLKLAEDIYPYVQKNTIIGMIPGSGGTEFILSKFRQKGCIIFGMQRVHSLGRVKEYGKIVMNKSRKPKIDIAVLPKEKSQETSKLLSNLFQMPCDSLPNFLNITFTPSNQILHTSRLYHLFNDYYEGKTYNRQSYFYKEWDDESSITLLNCDKEVQSICKKLPEFDLSGVKSLLTHYEVKNYKEMTYKLSHIPAFQISLTPMLKIGDGKYIPDKNHRYFTNDFPYGLCIIKGFAEILKIKTPTIDKILKWYEKFASVEYFVNGEFKGKDLIKTGIPQNFGITTHNDVINFYK